CTCATAAGCATCAAGCATCTTGGCAACATCTCGGGCTTGGCTGGCAGGATTGCAGCTAACGTATACGATACGCTTAGGTGCTGCACGGAGGATTACGTCAACAACATCATCATGCATACCGGCACGTGGTGGATCCGTGATGATGACATCCGGACGACCGTGTCGACGGACAAAGTCGTCGGTAAGGATGTCCTTCATATCCCCGGAATAGAAGAGAGTGTTCGTGATGCCATTGACTTCGGCATTGATGTGCGCATCCTGAATAGCTTCAGGGACATACTCTATACCGACAACTTGTCGGGCCTGACGAGAGACAAAGCTGGCAATAGTCCCTGTACCCGTATAAAGATCATACACGAGCTCCTGACCGGTAAGCCCGGCCAACTCTCGGACATAAGAATAAAGGCGATAAGCTTGTTCGCTGTTGGTCTGATAAAAAGATTTGGGGCCGATCTTGAAGCGCAAGCCTTCCATCTCCTCCCAGATGTGATCTGCGCCACTGAAGAGATGTACATCCAAGTCTCCGAAGGTGTCATTACGCTTCTCATTGATGACATACATGAGTGATGTAATCTCAGGGAAAGCTTCTCTGAGGGCTGTGAGAAGAGACACCCGCTTCTGCTCGTCTTCTGTCGCAAAGACGACAACAACCATCAGCCCTCCAACCGTGGTATTGCGTATCATGAGTGTCCTCATAAAACCGGTCTGCTCACGCAGGTCGAAGAAAGGGTATCCCTCATGACTGTGACAGTAATCTTTGACAAAGAGGCGAATCTTATCCGAGATATCATCCTGCAAGAGACATGTCTTGATGTCCAAAACCTTGTCAAACATACCGGGGATATGAAAGCCGAGTCCCTCACGCTCATGTATATCTTCGACCGTACCGATCTCTTCGGCAGTGAGCCATCTGCGGTTGGAGAAAGTGTACTCCAATTTATTACGGTAGCGATAAATCTTTTCGGATCCGAGGATGGGTCTCGTCTCCTTGACACTCACTTTACCGATACGCTGAAGCTGATCATTGACCTGCTTGTCCTTGGCGGCAAGCTGGAGATCATAGGGGATGTGTTGCCACTTACATCCGCCACAGACAGTGAAGTGTGGACAAGGAGCAGGGATGCGTTGGGGTGATGGCTCGACAAGCCTCAAAAGTCGCCCCTCGGCATAAGCCTTACGACGCTTTGTCAGTTGGATATCAACCTTATCTCCGGGAGCCACAAAGGGTACAAAGACCACCCTCTCATCCGGCAGATGAGCAATACACTTACCCTCAGCGGCTATGGATTCAATGTGGAGATTTTCTACTGTTACTGGAGCTTTTTTGTTCCTTGCCATTCGTTATTTAGTATTCTGTGATTATTGTATGACTTAGCTTTGTTGCTTGTCTCTTATGACGAGATAAACAGATAGGAGTATCAAGAAGACACCGATCAGACCTCCCACACTCAGAAACTCGTCAAAAACCATGATCCCTATGACCAACGCAGTAAGGGGTTCGAGCGCTCCGAGAACAGAGGTCTTGGAGGAGCCGATGTGCTTCACGGCAACGATCAATGTAAGGTTGGAAAGGATCGTCGGCACGAGTGCCAGAAGTATGGCGTTCATGTAGTTGTCAAAACTACGCAGGGGCTGTATGTAGCCTTGATTGAATATGGAGACTGCGCAAAACAACACACATGCCACAAGCATGACATAGAGCGTCGTCCTAAACCCCGGAAAGCGAGAGAGTCTGGTGTGCTTCAGTTCTACGATATAAGCGGCATAAGTAAACCCCGAAAAGAGGATCATTGCAACACCCCAATAGGAGACCTCTCTCCCCATCCCTGCGGCGGACGAAAGAGAAATGAATGCCACTCCTCCGATAGCCAAGAAAATGGCCAGTATGGACTTGAAGGATGGTCGTTTACCAAAAAGCACAAGCAGAATCAATGCGACAAAAACAGGATAAGAGAAGTGTATCGTTGTTGCAAGTCCGCTCGATATGTAGGTATAGCCAAGCAAGAGAAACCATGCCGAACAGAAGTAAAACAACCCTCCCAAGATCAGGAAAGGAACATCTTTTCGAGAGATACCAAAAGGAATCTTTGCGAACAACATATACACCGCAAGACCTATACTGCAAAACAACGTCCGATACACCAAGACATCTGTGGCCGAATAACCATCTCGGAAGAGAGGCAACACAAAAAGTGGAATAAATCCAAATGTACATGCAGAGATTATCGCTGCGATATAACCCCTGGCCGTACTCTTCTTATCCTTATCTACTTCCATAAGTCAAAACGGTTTATTTTATTAGATACAGAAAAGCCCCGCTCCCACATGGAGAAGCGGGGCTTTCCGTGTTGTTAGATATTACTGGTTGGATAGATATGCATGCATACCTGCAGCAGCATCACGCCCATCTCCCATTGCCAAAATAACTGTCGCACCTCCACGCACAATATCTCCGCCGGCGAAGACATCCTTGAGGTCCGATTGCTTGTTCTCTCCCACGACGATGGTACCATGTCTTGTGACATCAAGACCCTTGAATGTACGTGGGATGAGTGGGTTGGGAGACACACCGACACTGACGATGACTTCGTCCACCGGTATCTCTATGATATCACCTTCGATAGGCTCAGGACTACGACGTCCGGAAGCATCAGGCTCACCCAAACGCATACGTTGAAGTCTCATGGCACAGACCTTACCCGTACCATCATTGAGATACTCAATAGGATTATGAAGTGTCAAGAAGTCGATATCCTCTTCCTTCGCATGGTGTACTTCTTCAAGACGAGCAGGCATCTCCTCTTCACTACGACGATAAACGATCATAGCACGATCGGCACCAAGTCGCTTTGCAGTACGTACAGAGTCCATGGCAGTGTTACCACCACCGATGACTGCCACATGGCGACCTCGTGACACAGGTGTCTCACTGTCTCTACTGAATGCGCCCATGAGGTTTACACGAGTAAGGTATTCGTTACTCGACATGACACCGACAAGATTTTCGCCAGGGATATTCATGAATTTAGGCAATCCTGCTCCGCTACCTGCAAAGACACCTTTGAAGCCTTCGTCATGCAAGTCTTCGTAAGAGATGGTCTTGCCCACGATACAGTTAGTCTCAAACTTCACTCCGAGCTTGCGCAACTTATCAATCTCAAAGTCTACGATATCATTCGGCAATCGAAACTCAGGAATACCGTATCTCAACACACCGCCGACATCATGTAGAGCCTCGAAGACGGTAACATCGTAACCATACTTTGCCATATCTCCTGCAAAAGAAAGCCCTGCAGGTCCGCTACCGATGACAGCAACTTTAATACCGTTGGGCACAATCTCAGGTTCGGAGATCGCTACATTGCCTGCAAGTGTGGCTTCGCGCTCATAATCCGCAGCAAAACGCTCCAAATATCCTATCGCCACAGCAGGTTT
This is a stretch of genomic DNA from Porphyromonas cangingivalis. It encodes these proteins:
- the rlmD gene encoding 23S rRNA (uracil(1939)-C(5))-methyltransferase RlmD; protein product: MARNKKAPVTVENLHIESIAAEGKCIAHLPDERVVFVPFVAPGDKVDIQLTKRRKAYAEGRLLRLVEPSPQRIPAPCPHFTVCGGCKWQHIPYDLQLAAKDKQVNDQLQRIGKVSVKETRPILGSEKIYRYRNKLEYTFSNRRWLTAEEIGTVEDIHEREGLGFHIPGMFDKVLDIKTCLLQDDISDKIRLFVKDYCHSHEGYPFFDLREQTGFMRTLMIRNTTVGGLMVVVVFATEDEQKRVSLLTALREAFPEITSLMYVINEKRNDTFGDLDVHLFSGADHIWEEMEGLRFKIGPKSFYQTNSEQAYRLYSYVRELAGLTGQELVYDLYTGTGTIASFVSRQARQVVGIEYVPEAIQDAHINAEVNGITNTLFYSGDMKDILTDDFVRRHGRPDVIITDPPRAGMHDDVVDVILRAAPKRIVYVSCNPASQARDVAKMLDAYEVEISQPVDMFPHTHHVENILLLTRKEGV
- a CDS encoding DMT family transporter, with the protein product MEVDKDKKSTARGYIAAIISACTFGFIPLFVLPLFRDGYSATDVLVYRTLFCSIGLAVYMLFAKIPFGISRKDVPFLILGGLFYFCSAWFLLLGYTYISSGLATTIHFSYPVFVALILLVLFGKRPSFKSILAIFLAIGGVAFISLSSAAGMGREVSYWGVAMILFSGFTYAAYIVELKHTRLSRFPGFRTTLYVMLVACVLFCAVSIFNQGYIQPLRSFDNYMNAILLALVPTILSNLTLIVAVKHIGSSKTSVLGALEPLTALVIGIMVFDEFLSVGGLIGVFLILLSVYLVIRDKQQS
- the gltA gene encoding NADPH-dependent glutamate synthase, encoding MVDQLITERRKEEWRETLRKSVKTKDRMDATRVVMPALDGNYRNKNNEEVNQGLSPEAAQAEAVRCLDCANPTCMEGCPVSIHIPTFVKNIERGEFLEAARVIRETSSLPGVCGRVCPQEKQCEKNCIYTLKLGKPAVAIGYLERFAADYEREATLAGNVAISEPEIVPNGIKVAVIGSGPAGLSFAGDMAKYGYDVTVFEALHDVGGVLRYGIPEFRLPNDIVDFEIDKLRKLGVKFETNCIVGKTISYEDLHDEGFKGVFAGSGAGLPKFMNIPGENLVGVMSSNEYLTRVNLMGAFSRDSETPVSRGRHVAVIGGGNTAMDSVRTAKRLGADRAMIVYRRSEEEMPARLEEVHHAKEEDIDFLTLHNPIEYLNDGTGKVCAMRLQRMRLGEPDASGRRSPEPIEGDIIEIPVDEVIVSVGVSPNPLIPRTFKGLDVTRHGTIVVGENKQSDLKDVFAGGDIVRGGATVILAMGDGRDAAAGMHAYLSNQ